Proteins encoded in a region of the Labrus bergylta chromosome 9, fLabBer1.1, whole genome shotgun sequence genome:
- the gpr151 gene encoding G-protein coupled receptor 151: protein MDKVSGNNATVVNASIDKWSFNELSFQHLDARELRVLVPAILGVICVLGVACNLTAMVILFSNAHRGKLSLINSLIFNMMFADGLVLAFSMPFRAASFSKASWDLGWVVCKTADWFLQSCMAAKSFTVAVMAKACYRYVSNPTQQVSIHLGSILVVFFFIWLSACSVTIPHWLFATLQRRIRGLVCVLAVPPEAQNFMSVYVKAYPLVVYCAPLSFALIYFWKAYGQGQRRSSKTQNLRTQIRARKLTLMLFSLTVAMAILWLPQWVVWLWERHIAERDIESAKPLASSLPLLLTLSAQLLTFSLSLVNPLIVLSLSEEFREGYKGLWRRLTLRKQLPPKHKAGPHMPTAPQSPCPRPETSVQLRGENSFGSSSSQGQSRQAKPQTEQEGGREIDMVSLKDGIVLPDLEHFWHERETGSLTEENDPVPWEHQNNDGKK, encoded by the coding sequence ATGGACAAGGTGAGTGGGAACAATGCGACTGTGGTGAACGCCTCCATTGACAAGTGGTCATTCAATGAGCTCTCTTTCCAACACCTGGACGCCAGAGAGTTGAGAGTCCTGGTTCCAGCTATTCTGGGAGTAATCTGTGTCTTGGGTGTGGCTTGTAACCTAACTGCCATGGTCATCCTATTCTCCAATGCTCACCGAGGTAAACTTTCTCTCATAAACTCCCTTATCTTCAACATGATGTTCGCTGACGGACTGGTGCTGGCATTTTCGATGCCTTTCAGGGCTGCTTCCTTCTCCAAGGCTAGCTGGGATCTGGGTTGGGTGGTCTGCAAGACAGCAGACTGGTTTCTCCAGTCGTGCATGGCGGCGAAGAGCTTCACAGTGGCTGTGATGGCCAAAGCGTGCTACCGCTATGTATCAAACCCAACACAGCAGGTGAGCATCCACCTGGGCTCCATCCTGGTGGTATTTTTCTTCATCTGGTTGTCTGCCTGTTCCGTCACCATCCCTCACTGGCTGTTTGCTACGCTGCAGAGACGGATCCGGGGActggtgtgtgtgcttgcagTTCCTCCTGAAGCCCAGAATTTTATGTCTGTGTACGTTAAAGCATACCCTCTAGTGGTCTACTGTGCACCTCTCAGTTTTGccctgatttatttttggaaggCTTATGGTCAGGGCCAGCGTCGCTCCAGTAAGACTCAGAATTTGCGCACACAGATCAGGGCAAGGAAGCTCACCTTGATGCTGTTCAGCCTGACTGTGGCCATGGCTATTCTCTGGCTTCCACAGTGGGTGGTGTGGCTTTGGGAGCGTCATATTGCAGAGAGGGATATTGAAAGCGCCAAGCCATTAGCATCCTCTCTTCCCCTCCTTCTGACACTCTCTGCTCAGCTGCTCACCTTCTCTTTATCCTTGGTGAACCCTCTCATTGTGCTGTCCCTGTCAGAAGAGTTCAGAGAGGGCTACAAGGGACTATGGAGACGCCTTACCCTGCGCAAACAACTTCCTCCAAAGCACAAAGCTGGACCTCACATGCCTACAGCTCCTCAGTCCCCTTGTCCCAGACCAGAGACTTCTGTCCAGCTAAGAGGGGAGAACAGCTTTGGATCAAGCTCGAGCCAGGGTCAAAGCAGACAGGCTAAGCCCCAGACAGAGCAAGAAGGAGGAAGGGAAATAGACATGGTGAGCCTAAAAGATGGTATTGTCTTGCCTGATTTGGAGCATTTCTGGCACGAGAGGGAGACTGGATCACTCACAGAAGAAAATGATCCTGTGCCGTGGGAGCACCAAAACAACGATGGGAAAAAATAA